The DNA segment ATGTTTCTAATGATTCAAAAGCAGAGGATAGGAGATGTTACAAGCTGTGCGGACAGTGTTAATGGCTATCTCTGAGCTTGTCTGtactggttgggggggggggggtgataatGAGGAGTCTGAGTATCTCAGTTGGGAAATGGGCAGAGGCAGGAGACCCATTCTGTCACTGTGTTACAGATTCCCTCGGGGTCTAATTATCtgctatttttatatttttcagaTAAtttgctttcttcttcctctcagCATATCTCTGTAACTGAAGGCAAGTTTAACCCTCTCTACCTTTACTCTCATTTCCCTATAACAGTGTTTATAGGTTTGTAAATTATAAAAATAGAATCTTCAATGTCAGTTTAGCCAGCTTATCACTGAGCCCAGGGCCTAGATTACCATCTGGAGTCAATCGTGAGGTATCTGCCCACTTTTGCCCCACCCTCTCTCCAACCTGTTTCCAGTTGAGGAGGGGGTGGTTAACCCTTGGATTGTGACTCTTGGGGGAGGTGGAGAGATTGACCGTGGAGATCTGGCCTGGAGTTAAGGCCCAGCCATTGAATGCCCTGGGCGAACATGGAGGGATTGACCCCAACGGGTAATGCTGGCCTTTCTTTGGCCTTCCGCATGGGTAACAGCAGCGTGTCTCCTCATTCTGCTTCGTGACAATCCATTTTAGGATCATTTTATTTAATCTTTCTGTTAAAAATGGCCACATTTTCTCTTGAACACTGGATTATTAATTAACCAGGTACCAGCACATCAAACCCAAAAGAGCGAGGtgagtggaaaggcaaatggGCATGAACACAAGCTGATCATTATCAGTCTATGTtggtagactgcagcagttcaagaaggcagctcacaaccaccttctcaagagacatctagggacgggcaataaaactgacccagccagtgatacccacatcccacaaataaattttttaaaagtttctaaATGCAATCTTTTAATCATACTTTAATGAATCTGCAAATTTATATTGAGACTGTGGCAGTGATTGGGAGTCGGTCctgaattgttatggtgcagtgagaccattcagcccctcatgtctGCATCAGCTATCTCAGTATTTTAATTTGATGCCAGTCTCCTCTGTTTTCCTGGTAACCCTGCACATTGCTTCTGTTTAAATAATTGTCTAGCACCCTCTTGAATGGCTTGTCTGAACCAGCTATACTTCCAGGCCCTGACCCAACCACTGTGTCTGAGAAAACGTTCTCTCTTTTCAATTTGCtgcttttgcaaatcacttccaACCTTATTGTGAAGTGATCAGGATTCAGAAGACAAGGGGGAGCAGTTTATCTCTCTATAGTTTCTGACCAAATTCCTTGTTGTTTTTTGAAAACTTCATCTAGTCTCCTCTTAGTTTTTCTTGCAGAGGAGAAGACAGTCTCCGTTTATCTCCAATCCATCCTCATCATTGAAGTgtctcatccctgaaaccattctccAATCTTTTCTGCTGTCTCTCCAGTGTATTTagattcttcctataatgtggtccACAGAACCATAAATTCTATCTGAATTCTAACCAGTGTCCTATATAAGTTCACTATAACCTCCCTCAGATCAAATTAAACACTGATCGCGAACCTACGCATGAAAATAATTGTCATTGAGTTTGAGGAGTCAGTTCCTAGACTCCGAATTGCTtggctttatttttttttgtctattgCGATAATTAATAGGGCCCTTTCGAGGGGAATTGTCTTTATCCTGGTGTCTCAATGTAATGTTCTAGCATCTCTGGTTGAGGtgtgggattgtgggagggagtGGGGTTCAGAAGGTGAAGTTAAATGTATTTATTCAGTAGTGACAATGCTCTTTCTAAAGGCAGAAGATTATCCAATAAGACCTATCCTTTTCTCTTTGAGTTGTAGTCTTTATGCCTATTACTGGCTGCAGATGTTGTCATATGTTTATGTTGAGTTTTCTGTTCCCTCTTTGTTTGCCATTTTTCTTCCTAACCACTCCATCTCGTAAGGAGGGGGTTGGTGAGGAGTGCATTTTGCTTGGTGCtgcattgctgttgctgattatTTGTGAGGCAAGTCTCCTTCCATGCATGGCTGCTGAGATCGTTTCTGTTACCCTTGCATCCACATAGCATTGCATGCTGTGAGACTGGTTTGTCTGGTTTTTATGGTTTTCTGAATTTCTCTTGCTGTCTGCTCACAGAGAGATTGCAACTCCAAACGCTCCTCTCTGGTCACAGTCTGTCTGCACAACAGCCGAGCTGTGTGAGCGTTTCTGAGTCGATGGGGTCTTTCCAACCTTCTGCCCTTGGCTCTGTTGTGACATCTGACATGCTGTCAGGTCAAGGTGGATCTTCTGCCTTGATCCCTTCGTTGAAGAAGACTGCTCTGTCAGATACTGAGAAGGAATGTTTTGGATCTGCAGTCACTCAGGGAATGAGCAACCTCTATGGGAATGATTCTGTAAATGACACAACCTTCAGGGGCTCTCAGCCTGGAGGAAGTGTCTTCAATAACTACAGTTGGATGAGCCAACCCGAGCTGGTGTTTGGGAAGCAGGAGTCTCAACGTGTATCGGAAGCAGTGGAGATTTGTCAAATTGAAAGAGTTCACCATGGGACTGGGGCAGTGCATGCTCCAGAGGAGCCAGCAAAAAGTGATCCTTCTTCAATTGATTCTTCACAAGAAGAAGATTCATTGGAAAGAATTAGTCCTGACTCTCCTTTCGAGGTCCTTGCTGAAATGCAAGAGAAGGGACCTTGTGCTGAAGAGACACCAAAGTCATCGTTCATTGTGGATGAGCGCAGAGTGAATCTGAACCTGCCTCAGAAGCCTCTCCCAATCACAGGAGGGATTAAGACTGATCCATTGAGTGAAGCAGTGTCCAAAAACAAAGCCGAAACAGTTGCTGCCATTGGACCAAAGTCTGATTTGAAGACAGGAGACCTTCCACAGGCTTTGCACTGCCCTCGAGTGGGTGACCAGCAGGAGATTCCTGATGGACAAAGCAACATTGCAGAAGGTGTCTTCAGGCCAAATGCCACCACAGGAGGTGGGATGTCCACAGACATAGCTTCCAAAAGCTTTCACCCTTCTGTATGTGGATCAATGAGTAGACCACAGGATTTGATTTCTGGAGACCCAGTGTCTCGGCCGTTTGATAAAAGAAAGGTAGTCTGCGGTCTTGAAATGGACCTGGATCTTTCTGAGAGGATATTTCAGCCAGCACGTGGCCCTGGAACTGATGGACTCTCTCCTTATTCGTTGATCAAGATTACCCCAGATGAGGCTGTGAACCCTTCAGTGCAAATACCTACATCCACCAGTGCAGGCATCAAGATTCTGCCTGATGTTGGACATAGGTGTCCGATTGACCCTGTAAGTAGGAGCAGTGAGCCCTTAGCAGAGGTACCATCCAGAGACCCAATGAATGAGCCACAGCCTTTGAAGAAAGAAGCAAAGGAGATTTTCCCCAGTAAAGAAACTTGCCAACTCCCTGAAGATCCAACTTTAAGCTGGGGCAGCTCGCAATGTCCAACACTTGAAGGAACCACTGCCCTTGACCATGTTCTGTCTGCGAGATTGGAGACTGCAGAGGCAGATAGTTCCGGAGAATCGGATGACACTGTTATTGAAGATGTCAAATCCGGTCCAGTGGGGACCCTACTGTATAGGAAGGAGAAATCGGGTGATATAGGCACCACTGAGAAACTGGTTTGTGCTCCAGTATTAAATGTTAGGGAAAGCAGAGAGCAGGTGctgagtgacagacagagagagtctgTGAATCTTCAATCCACAGGCCCTGGAGGAGATAGAACACAGTCTGCAGAAACCAAAGACCATCCAGCAGAAAGTCCAATACTGCCTGGAGCTTCACCTGGGCTTGGTCACAGTGGAGACATTGTGCTGGAGCAAATACCAATAACTTCACAAGAAGTGGTACCTTCAGATACTGGTGTTTCGCCTTTCCCATCTGCAGCTGCCAGTCACCAATTAGATATGCATATGTCTACAGAGGAAGGAACTAGCAAATGTGAGCCAAGATCCAGTTCTCCGATCTTGTCAACCTTATCTCATGTGGACCAATCACACTGGCACCCACCTGGCCTGTCTCCAACTGATCCTGCCACCACTCAGCTGTCAGCAGACTCTCCTGTCTCCGTTGACGGTGCTGATACTGAAGAGCTTTCTATGGTGGAAGGACCTTCTCCTTTACAAGAGATGATCTGGAGATCAGCAATATCGCAAAGGGGCCACGTTCTCGGAGGAATGCAGCCTGCCCCAGTGGCAACAGCTCCACCCCAATCAATCATTGTCAAATCCACACCCATAGTCATTGAAACCCCTTCACTCATTGTCAAATcaacctctggaccaggaggggCCCTGGAGGGAGCGACCGAGGGAACAGAGAGGACCCTGGAGGGAGCGACCGAGGGACCAGCAAAGGCGCCAGAGGGAGTTGCCACAGGAGCAGTGAGGGCCCAGGAGGGAGCAGGTGAGGGAGCAGCCAAGGCTTCAGATTCCATGTCACCATCTTCAGTGGAATTGACTGGAGTCCAACAACCAGCCATGAGGCAGGAAGTCACCAAACCCAGCCCTTCAGGAAGGAGGGACACACAGAATGATCTAAGAGCCAAAGATGGACAGAGCTTATTAGGGTCTGGTGACAGAGCCCAGCCCCAGTTAACCACAACTCCCCAGGCACTGAGCAAACTAACCCCCCAGCAAAACCCTGCCATCAAGAAAACGGGAATAGTCAAAGGCACAGCCCTTTGTCTGGCCCAGCCCCTCGTGGACATGGCCCCTCCCAGTGATTCCAAAGTGAGACCAGAGCTGAAACCACAAACTGTCTTGGAGCCTGTGCAGATGGAAAGGCCTGTTGGTGGGGCAGCTTCTGATAGGCTGAGTAAAATGGCAGGTAAAAGCTTTGCTCTCTGTACCTTCCTCATTTGATTAACTGCACCCATTGTCTTTTAACCCATTTGTCATCACCTTCATAAATCTGACCTACGTGCACTGAGCTGTCTGTCTGCtgaagtctgtctgtgtgaaTCCCCATCAACAGCCTCAAGGTGTGTGAGATCCTGTTAGTTTATTTGTTTAGATTCTCACCCCATGTTCAAATCCCTCTGCGGCCctgaccctccctatctctctcacttaCTACAATACCCcacactcctccctatctctatgaCCTCCGCCAGCCCCTATAtattctccctatctctgtgtcctcctccagcccctacaaccCCTTCCGATCTCTGTCACTACCTCCGGTTCTTGCCTCTCCAGCATCCCCCAGTTCCCATTGCTCCACCATTGGAGGTTGTGTCTTCAGGCACCTGGAGCCCAAACttgggaattccctccctaaacctctctgcatctctccctccccctcctggtcTCCTGGAgattagaaggctgagaggttcTCGTTCTCCCTACTCCCAGTCCTCGCTTTTGATGATGGCATAACTCGTGGTGAGTTGGTGGTGGGAAGGTCATTTGGTTGTGGGTGGTAACACTCCTAGATattaaaaacaagaatgagaggtgatctcattaaaaggtAAAAGAGGCTGGAGGGTTTGGACAGGCTGAATATCTAGAGGATAGGCTGGAACTGATAGGAGGGGTgatgggctggaggaggttacagagatagggaggagtgtgGAGGCCAGAGGAAGTTTGAGGGAAAGGACACTCTCATTGAGGACAGATGTGGACAAATGTCCTGTGTCAGAGGGTGATTAGTGTTCTGCAGGAGGTAGTGGTGACTGGGTCATTGGATTTATCTGGAGTTGAGTTAGATTTTGGATGGGAAATGTTTGTAAACCGGTTGACCATTCCTGTTCTGAGTGACTGATGGAGCAGAATACACTTTGGTTCTGCTATTGGCCAGTTCTAGTTTCGTTGATTTTACCTCCCTCATTCAGTGCCCTCTGCACCATTTATTTAATTCAATCTCCAACATCCgcaatggcaggattcaaacccaagtctctgggATATTGCCCGACACTCTGGGTTAATAGCTTAGTTATAAAACCACCTAGGTCATTGCTTCCCCTTATTGTTTATGTTGCTGCAAAGTAGAGGCTCACTAGATGGgtgcatctctggctaggccagcatttaatgcccatccctaattgtccagtggGTAATTATGTCACCCacgttgttgtggatctggagtcacatataggccagaccaggtaagaatggcagattcctttcactgaaggatattagtgacccagatggttattctgacaatcaacaatagtttccgtggtcatcagtagactcttaattctcgATTCTTTAttcagttcaaatcccagcatctgccataatgggatttgaatccaggttccaAATgcattaactgagtttctggattaatgatATCACTAAACCATTGCCTCCGAAgtag comes from the Chiloscyllium plagiosum isolate BGI_BamShark_2017 chromosome 45, ASM401019v2, whole genome shotgun sequence genome and includes:
- the LOC122543777 gene encoding reticulon-3-like isoform X1, which gives rise to MQPAPVATAPPQSIIVKSTPIVIETPSLIVKSTSGPGGALEGATEGTERTLEGATEGPAKAPEGVATGAVRAQEGAGEGAAKASDSMSPSSVELTGVQQPAMRQEVTKPSPSGRRDTQNDLRAKDGQSLLGSGDRAQPQLTTTPQALSKLTPQQNPAIKKTGIVKGTALCLAQPLVDMAPPSDSKVRPELKPQTVLEPVQMERPVGGAASDRLSKMAVKDLIYWRDPKKTGVVFGSILTLLVSLAVFSVVSVLAYLVLALLSVTISFRIYKSVVQAVQKTNDGNPFKPYLEQDITLSSETFHKYCTIGFTHLNRVLKYLLQLFLVQDLVDSLKLAVLMWLMTYVGAVFNGLTLLILAVLLTFSVPIIYQAYQTQIDHYIELVQKQATCAFGKIQEKLPGAKRKSE